One Armatimonadota bacterium genomic window carries:
- the glmU gene encoding UDP-N-acetylglucosamine diphosphorylase/glucosamine-1-phosphate N-acetyltransferase: MSKRRVTGLILAAGKGTRMKSDLPKCLHQVCGVPMVKLVADSLQAAGADEIVIVVGHGGEEIVKSLGTGYQYAWQREQHGTGHAVQCALAEVGPIDGTVMIVCGDTPLISSEYFREFLCGHINSERVCSLSVAKLPDAHGYGRVEISGGDAKRIIEQKDANDAEKQISTANAGMYCVEGPALSEALATLKNDNAQGEYYLTDIVAYFDATNRPVNAFISKDPAILMGVNDRKQLAEANGILRKSILEKHMLAGVTIVDPNNTYIGPYVQIEQDTIIEPGTHLIGDTKIGSKTTIGPNTRLVNVQVGSGTLIFLSNADTAVIGSDVKIGPYANIRPKSTLEDGVRIGNFVEINRSTLHEGVKASHLTYIGDAEIGAETNIGAGTITCNFDGFIKSRTQIGSDAFIGSNSTLVAPVVIGDGVIVAAGSVITQDVPAGSGAFGRARQENKEGWAARWREKKRNG, translated from the coding sequence GCGGCTGGAAAAGGCACGCGCATGAAGTCCGATCTTCCGAAGTGTCTGCACCAGGTTTGCGGCGTTCCGATGGTCAAATTGGTGGCCGATTCACTCCAAGCCGCGGGCGCGGACGAAATCGTGATCGTGGTTGGACACGGCGGAGAAGAGATCGTCAAGAGCCTTGGCACCGGCTATCAGTACGCTTGGCAACGCGAACAGCACGGCACCGGTCACGCGGTTCAATGCGCTCTAGCCGAAGTTGGACCGATCGACGGAACGGTTATGATCGTCTGCGGCGACACACCGCTCATTTCTTCCGAATACTTCCGCGAGTTTCTGTGTGGGCACATCAACTCCGAACGGGTTTGTTCGCTTTCGGTGGCGAAGCTGCCGGATGCTCACGGCTATGGACGGGTTGAGATTTCGGGCGGCGATGCAAAGCGGATCATCGAGCAAAAGGACGCCAATGACGCCGAGAAGCAAATCAGCACGGCCAATGCGGGGATGTACTGCGTAGAAGGCCCGGCTTTGTCCGAAGCGCTGGCGACCCTAAAGAACGACAATGCCCAGGGCGAGTACTACCTGACCGATATTGTCGCCTACTTTGACGCGACCAACCGACCCGTCAATGCTTTTATTTCTAAGGACCCGGCGATCCTGATGGGGGTTAATGACCGGAAGCAGCTCGCGGAAGCCAACGGCATCCTTCGCAAATCGATCCTTGAAAAGCATATGCTGGCGGGAGTCACGATCGTCGATCCGAATAACACGTACATTGGCCCCTACGTTCAGATCGAGCAGGATACGATCATCGAGCCGGGAACGCATCTGATCGGCGATACGAAGATTGGCTCGAAGACAACCATCGGCCCTAACACTCGCCTGGTGAATGTTCAGGTCGGCAGTGGGACATTGATCTTTTTGAGCAACGCCGACACCGCCGTGATCGGGTCGGATGTGAAGATCGGTCCCTACGCGAACATCCGTCCGAAGAGTACACTGGAGGACGGCGTGCGAATCGGCAACTTCGTCGAAATCAATCGCTCCACCCTCCACGAGGGCGTCAAAGCTAGCCACCTTACGTACATCGGCGACGCCGAAATTGGTGCGGAAACCAATATCGGCGCGGGAACGATCACGTGCAATTTTGACGGATTCATCAAGAGTCGAACCCAAATCGGGTCCGACGCGTTCATTGGTTCGAACTCGACCCTGGTTGCCCCGGTTGTAATCGGGGACGGAGTCATTGTTGCCGCCGGCAGCGTCATCACCCAAGACGTTCCGGCTGGGAGCGGAGCGTTCGGTAGAGCGCGCCAGGAGAATAAGGAAGGGTGGGCCGCAAGGTGGCGGGAGAAAAAAAGGAATGGTTGA
- the prs gene encoding ribose-phosphate diphosphokinase codes for MTTSSETFTNGLKLFAGNANPTLAARVAAELGVELGNLRASKFADGEIRIEIQESARGADVFILQPTCAPTNDNLMELFILLDAFRRASAKRITVVMPYYGYARQDKKIKPREPITARLVADMVEMCGANRVVTLDLHADQIQGFFNIPVDHLYGGPILGEYFIQNGLKGRPDVCVVAPDVGGVGRAKKLADMLECPFIVIAKRRPAPNTVEVVEIVGDFTGKRCVMIDDMIDTGGSIASGAQALLDRGAKEIIACCTHAILSDPACERLQNSCISEVVVLDTVYLPKDKEFPKLTVLSAAPLIASAIKRIHNDESVSELFGPWG; via the coding sequence ATGACTACTTCCAGCGAAACATTTACGAACGGGTTGAAGCTCTTTGCCGGGAACGCAAACCCGACGCTGGCCGCCCGGGTTGCCGCCGAACTCGGAGTCGAACTCGGAAATCTCCGGGCCTCCAAGTTCGCCGACGGTGAGATTCGAATCGAGATTCAGGAGTCCGCCCGTGGCGCCGACGTCTTTATTCTCCAACCCACCTGTGCACCCACGAACGACAACTTGATGGAGTTGTTCATCCTCCTTGATGCCTTCCGCCGAGCCTCGGCCAAGCGCATCACGGTCGTGATGCCGTACTACGGCTACGCTCGGCAGGACAAGAAGATTAAGCCGCGTGAGCCGATCACGGCCCGCTTGGTGGCAGACATGGTGGAAATGTGCGGCGCGAATCGCGTGGTCACGCTCGATCTTCACGCCGACCAGATTCAGGGTTTCTTCAACATTCCAGTCGATCACCTGTACGGCGGTCCGATCCTCGGCGAATACTTCATCCAGAACGGCCTGAAAGGACGCCCCGACGTCTGCGTTGTGGCACCCGACGTCGGCGGTGTTGGCCGAGCCAAGAAACTGGCCGACATGCTTGAGTGTCCGTTCATCGTTATCGCCAAGCGGCGTCCGGCTCCGAACACGGTCGAAGTCGTGGAGATTGTGGGTGATTTCACGGGTAAGCGCTGCGTGATGATCGATGACATGATCGACACCGGCGGTTCCATTGCCAGCGGCGCGCAGGCTCTGCTGGACCGGGGGGCAAAAGAGATCATCGCCTGCTGTACCCACGCGATTCTGAGCGATCCGGCCTGCGAGCGACTGCAGAATAGCTGTATCAGCGAAGTGGTGGTGCTCGACACGGTGTACTTGCCCAAAGACAAAGAATTTCCCAAACTGACCGTTTTGAGCGCGGCCCCGCTCATCGCCAGCGCGATCAAGCGCATCCACAACGATGAGTCGGTCAGCGAGCTATTCGGTCCTTGGGGATAA